In Sphingomonas sp. R1, a single genomic region encodes these proteins:
- a CDS encoding 2-hydroxyacid dehydrogenase, protein MVDLYLATAASDALRAALAARFTLHEGDPPTTARAIVGGGQMRLDAAMLGRLPALEIVAINGVGYDGLDLDALRARGVRVTTTPDVLTEDVADLAIGLMLAVFRRIAANDAAVRSGGWAVPLGRRASGRRVGIFGLGKIGMAIAERAAPFAGELLYTARSRKPVDWRYLPDIAALAEASDVLILAAPGGAATDRIVNADVLARLGTEGVLVNVARGSLVDEVALIAALQRGTIAGAGLDVFAEEPHVPEALRMLDQVVLAPHQGSATVETRAAMAALVVANLDAHFAGKDLPTPLL, encoded by the coding sequence ATGGTCGATCTCTATCTCGCCACCGCCGCCTCGGACGCGCTCCGCGCCGCGCTGGCCGCCCGCTTCACGCTGCACGAGGGCGATCCGCCCACGACCGCGCGCGCGATCGTCGGCGGGGGACAGATGCGGCTGGACGCGGCGATGCTCGGCCGGCTGCCCGCGCTGGAAATCGTCGCGATCAACGGGGTCGGCTATGACGGGCTCGACCTGGACGCCCTGCGCGCGCGCGGGGTGCGGGTGACGACCACGCCGGACGTGCTGACCGAGGATGTCGCCGATCTCGCCATCGGCCTGATGCTGGCCGTGTTCCGCCGCATCGCCGCCAACGACGCGGCGGTGCGGAGCGGCGGATGGGCGGTGCCGCTGGGCCGGCGCGCGAGCGGACGTCGCGTCGGCATTTTCGGGCTCGGCAAGATCGGCATGGCCATCGCCGAGCGCGCCGCGCCGTTTGCAGGCGAACTTCTCTACACCGCGCGTAGCCGCAAGCCGGTCGACTGGCGCTATCTGCCCGACATCGCGGCGCTGGCCGAAGCGAGCGACGTGCTGATCCTGGCCGCACCGGGCGGCGCGGCGACGGACAGGATCGTCAATGCGGACGTCCTCGCCCGGCTTGGTACCGAGGGCGTACTGGTCAACGTCGCGCGCGGCAGCCTGGTGGACGAGGTCGCGCTGATCGCGGCGCTGCAACGCGGCACGATCGCCGGCGCCGGACTCGACGTGTTCGCGGAGGAACCGCACGTCCCTGAGGCACTGCGCATGCTGGATCAGGTGGTGCTCGCCCCCCACCAGGGCAGCGCCACGGTCGAGACGCGCGCCGCGATGGCGGCGCTGGTCGTCGCCAATCTCGACGCGCATTTCGCGGGGAAGGATCTGCCGACGCCGCTGCTGTGA
- the ruvB gene encoding Holliday junction branch migration DNA helicase RuvB, which produces MTEPDRLLTAGRRAEDVDAALRPKSLDDFVGQQAARENLRVFIDAARARGDALDHVLFFGPPGLGKTTLAQIIAREMGVGFRSTSGPVIVKSGDLAALLTNLEDGDVLFIDEIHRLNPAVEEVLYPAMEDRALDLMIGEGPSARSVRIELPRFTLVGATTRQGLLTTPLRDRFGIPVRLQFYTVDELERVVTRAAGLLGLAISSDGAREVARRSRGTPRIAGRLLRRVRDFANVFGEAVVHAKVADAALNRLEVDGLGLDAMDRRYLMMIADVYRGGPVGVETLAAGLSEPRDTVEEVIEPYLIQLGLIARTARGRCLNGPGWKHLGLNPPAGSQDGLFD; this is translated from the coding sequence ATGACCGAACCCGATCGCCTCCTCACCGCCGGTCGCCGTGCCGAAGACGTCGACGCCGCCCTGCGCCCAAAATCGCTCGACGATTTCGTCGGTCAGCAGGCGGCGCGCGAGAATCTCCGCGTGTTCATCGACGCCGCCAGGGCGCGCGGCGACGCGCTCGACCATGTGCTGTTCTTCGGGCCCCCCGGCCTCGGCAAGACGACGCTCGCTCAGATTATCGCGCGCGAGATGGGGGTGGGGTTCCGCTCGACCTCCGGCCCGGTGATCGTCAAGTCGGGCGATCTCGCCGCGCTGCTCACCAATCTCGAGGACGGCGACGTGCTGTTCATCGACGAGATCCACCGCCTCAATCCGGCGGTGGAAGAGGTGCTCTACCCGGCGATGGAGGATCGCGCGCTCGACCTGATGATCGGCGAGGGGCCGTCTGCGCGCAGCGTGCGGATCGAACTGCCGCGCTTCACGCTGGTCGGCGCGACCACCCGGCAAGGGCTGCTTACCACGCCGCTGCGGGACCGCTTCGGTATCCCGGTGCGGCTGCAATTCTACACGGTCGACGAGCTGGAGCGCGTGGTGACCCGCGCCGCCGGGCTGCTCGGCCTCGCCATCTCCTCGGACGGCGCGCGCGAAGTGGCGCGGCGGTCGCGCGGGACTCCGCGCATTGCCGGCCGGTTGCTCCGGCGGGTGCGAGACTTCGCCAATGTGTTCGGTGAGGCGGTGGTGCATGCCAAGGTCGCCGATGCTGCGCTCAACCGCTTGGAGGTGGACGGGCTGGGCCTAGATGCGATGGACCGGCGCTATCTGATGATGATCGCCGACGTCTATCGCGGCGGCCCGGTGGGGGTGGAGACGCTCGCCGCCGGCCTCAGCGAGCCGCGCGATACGGTGGAGGAAGTGATCGAGCCCTATCTGATCCAGCTTGGCCTGATCGCACGGACGGCGCGCGGGCGGTGCCTGAACGGCCCGGGCTGGAAGCATCTGGGGCTCAACCCGCCGGCCGGATCGCAGGACGGGCTGTTCGACTAG
- the thiL gene encoding thiamine-phosphate kinase, producing the protein MNEAAFLEGLRRLPLHPGARGLRDDTAVLGDLVVTHDVLVEGVHYLPDDPAEDVAWKLLAVNLSDLAAKGAVPEGVLLGYPLAGDDAWDAAFLAGFDAALATFACPLIGGDTVKAPAGMPRTLSLTALGRAAHAPARSGAQSGDLLYVTGTIGDGGMGLAVALAGEGPASLLARYRRPTPRLAEGQALAPGVHAMMDVSDGLLIDAARMAAASGLAVAIDLATVPLSADFQTVRGRDRGARLAAATAGDDYELLFAAPAGLLLPLAATCVGTFSAGEGLTLHDAGTLVPLPDRLGFEHGA; encoded by the coding sequence ATGAACGAAGCCGCATTCCTCGAAGGTCTTCGCCGCCTGCCGCTCCATCCCGGCGCGCGCGGGCTGCGCGACGATACCGCCGTGCTCGGCGATCTCGTCGTCACCCATGACGTGCTGGTGGAAGGCGTCCATTATCTGCCGGACGATCCGGCGGAGGATGTCGCGTGGAAGCTGCTCGCGGTGAACCTCTCCGACCTCGCGGCCAAGGGCGCGGTGCCGGAAGGCGTGCTGCTCGGCTATCCGCTGGCGGGCGACGACGCCTGGGATGCTGCGTTCCTTGCGGGATTCGATGCAGCGCTCGCGACGTTCGCCTGCCCGCTGATCGGCGGTGACACGGTGAAGGCGCCGGCGGGTATGCCGCGCACCCTTTCCCTGACGGCACTGGGCCGCGCCGCCCACGCCCCCGCCCGCAGCGGTGCGCAGTCCGGCGACCTGCTTTACGTGACCGGTACGATCGGCGACGGCGGCATGGGGCTTGCGGTGGCGCTGGCGGGCGAAGGCCCGGCGTCGCTGCTCGCACGTTACCGCCGCCCCACTCCGCGCCTCGCCGAGGGGCAGGCGCTGGCGCCGGGTGTGCACGCGATGATGGATGTGTCCGACGGGCTGCTCATCGATGCCGCGCGGATGGCGGCGGCGAGCGGGCTGGCGGTGGCCATCGATCTGGCTACCGTACCGCTCTCCGCCGACTTCCAGACGGTGCGGGGGCGCGATCGCGGCGCGCGGCTCGCAGCTGCCACCGCCGGAGACGATTACGAGCTGCTCTTCGCGGCCCCCGCCGGGCTGCTGCTGCCGCTCGCGGCGACCTGCGTCGGGACCTTCAGCGCCGGCGAAGGCCTCACGCTGCACGACGCGGGCACGCTGGTCCCGCTGCCCGACCGGCTGGGCTTCGAACACGGCGCCTAG
- the nusB gene encoding transcription antitermination factor NusB: MASPQAKSRSKARAAARLAAVQALYQREMEGTSIPALLHEFHQHRLGAIIEDVEYAYADIAFFDDVVSGTDARREEIDGIVAAKLSTGWTLERLDKPMRQILRAGTYELLARKDVPTAAVISEYLDVTDAFYDRREKGFVNGILDAIAKEARA; this comes from the coding sequence ATGGCCAGTCCGCAAGCTAAGTCCCGTTCCAAGGCGCGCGCCGCCGCCCGCCTCGCCGCCGTCCAGGCGCTGTACCAGCGCGAGATGGAAGGCACCTCGATCCCCGCGCTGCTGCACGAGTTCCACCAGCACCGCCTCGGCGCGATCATCGAGGACGTCGAATATGCCTATGCCGACATCGCGTTCTTCGACGATGTGGTGAGCGGCACCGATGCGCGCCGCGAGGAAATCGACGGCATCGTTGCCGCCAAGCTGAGCACCGGCTGGACGCTGGAGCGGCTCGACAAGCCGATGCGCCAGATTCTCCGCGCCGGCACCTATGAGCTGCTCGCCCGCAAGGACGTGCCCACCGCCGCCGTGATCAGCGAATATCTCGACGTGACCGACGCCTTCTACGATCGCCGCGAAAAGGGGTTCGTCAACGGCATCCTCGACGCGATCGCCAAGGAAGCCCGCGCCTGA
- the hisD gene encoding histidinol dehydrogenase: MILLNSTDAGFADAFTALVNARREADDDVARNVTHIIKRVRDEGDVALRDLTRLFDKHDLDRSGWTIDRADCLAAYEGLSPALRDALELAAERIAVYHSKQRPEDRDETDAQGIRLGARWTPVDAAGVYVPGGRAAYPSSVLMNAIPAKAAGVRRLVMVTPTPNGDVNPLVLAAAHVAGVDELYRVGGAQAVAALAYGTETIAPVDVVTGPGNAWVAEAKRQLYGVVGIDMVAGPSEIVVVADGKNDPEWIAADLLSQAEHDPTSQSILFTDDADFADKVAAAVDAQIATLATGATARTSWDANGAIILVPDLPTAMPLVDRLAPEHLELACDDAEALFDMVRHAGSVFLGRYTPEAVGDYVAGPNHVLPTGRRARFASGLSVLDFMKRTSFLSLDPSGLAAIGPAAVALAEAEGLPAHAKSVAIRLK, translated from the coding sequence ATGATCCTCCTGAACTCCACCGATGCCGGCTTTGCCGACGCTTTCACCGCGCTGGTCAACGCCCGACGTGAGGCGGATGACGATGTCGCGCGCAACGTAACCCACATCATCAAGCGCGTCCGCGACGAAGGCGATGTCGCGCTGCGCGACCTCACCCGCCTGTTCGACAAGCACGATCTCGACCGCTCGGGCTGGACGATCGACCGCGCCGACTGCCTCGCTGCCTATGAGGGGCTGAGCCCCGCGTTGCGCGACGCGCTGGAGCTCGCCGCCGAACGGATCGCGGTCTACCATTCGAAGCAGCGGCCCGAGGATCGCGACGAGACCGACGCCCAGGGCATCCGCCTCGGCGCGCGCTGGACGCCGGTCGATGCGGCGGGCGTCTATGTCCCCGGCGGCCGTGCGGCCTATCCCAGCTCGGTGCTGATGAACGCCATCCCCGCCAAGGCGGCGGGCGTGCGCCGGCTCGTGATGGTCACGCCGACGCCCAATGGCGACGTGAACCCGCTGGTCCTCGCCGCGGCGCATGTCGCTGGGGTGGACGAGCTGTACCGCGTCGGCGGCGCGCAGGCGGTGGCAGCCCTCGCCTATGGCACCGAGACGATCGCGCCGGTCGACGTCGTCACCGGCCCGGGCAATGCCTGGGTGGCGGAGGCCAAGCGCCAGCTCTACGGCGTGGTCGGCATCGACATGGTCGCGGGCCCGTCCGAGATCGTCGTGGTGGCGGACGGCAAGAACGATCCCGAATGGATCGCCGCCGACCTGCTCAGCCAGGCCGAGCATGATCCGACCAGCCAGTCGATCCTGTTCACCGACGACGCGGATTTCGCCGACAAGGTTGCCGCCGCGGTCGACGCGCAGATCGCGACGCTGGCGACCGGCGCCACCGCGCGCACCAGCTGGGACGCCAATGGCGCCATCATCCTGGTGCCGGACCTGCCGACGGCGATGCCGCTGGTCGATCGCCTCGCGCCCGAACATCTCGAACTCGCCTGCGACGATGCCGAGGCATTGTTCGACATGGTCCGCCACGCGGGTTCCGTCTTTCTCGGCCGCTATACGCCGGAAGCCGTCGGCGACTATGTCGCCGGCCCCAACCATGTGCTGCCCACCGGGCGGCGCGCGCGCTTCGCATCGGGCCTTTCGGTGCTCGATTTCATGAAGCGCACCTCGTTCCTGAGCCTGGATCCGTCCGGGCTCGCCGCGATCGGCCCCGCTGCCGTGGCGCTGGCAGAAGCCGAAGGCCTGCCCGCGCACGCGAAGTCGGTCGCGATCCGTTTAAAGTGA
- the hisG gene encoding ATP phosphoribosyltransferase, whose product MTEPLILAVPKGRILEEALPLLAAVGIVPEAAFSDKNSRALRFATNTPAIDLIRVRAFDVATFVAHGAAHLGIVGSDVLAEFDYSELYAPVDLGIGHCRISVAEPVALAEQDDPRGWSHVRVATKYPHITRAHFEARGVQAECVKLNGAMELAPVLGLAPRIVDLVSSGRTLKENGLVEVEVIAEVTSRLIVNRAAFKTRASEVVPLVDGFRKAVA is encoded by the coding sequence ATGACCGAGCCGTTGATCCTTGCCGTGCCGAAAGGCCGGATTCTCGAAGAGGCGCTGCCATTGCTGGCGGCTGTCGGCATCGTGCCCGAAGCGGCCTTTTCCGACAAGAACTCGCGCGCGCTGCGTTTCGCGACCAACACCCCCGCGATCGACCTGATCCGGGTGCGCGCGTTCGACGTGGCGACTTTCGTCGCGCATGGCGCCGCGCATCTGGGTATCGTCGGCTCCGATGTGCTGGCCGAGTTCGACTATTCGGAGCTCTACGCGCCGGTAGACCTGGGGATCGGCCATTGCCGCATCTCGGTGGCCGAGCCGGTGGCGCTGGCCGAGCAGGATGATCCGCGCGGCTGGAGCCATGTCCGCGTCGCGACGAAGTATCCGCACATCACCCGTGCCCATTTCGAGGCGCGCGGCGTGCAGGCCGAGTGCGTGAAGCTCAACGGCGCAATGGAGCTGGCGCCGGTGCTGGGCCTCGCCCCGCGCATCGTCGATCTCGTCTCGTCGGGCCGCACGCTCAAGGAAAACGGGCTGGTCGAGGTGGAAGTGATCGCCGAGGTGACCAGCCGCCTGATCGTCAACCGCGCCGCGTTCAAGACGCGCGCGAGCGAAGTCGTGCCGTTGGTCGACGGCTTCCGAAAGGCCGTGGCATGA
- a CDS encoding DUF2332 domain-containing protein yields MASEAENRKSFAIQAGYCAAMDAPITARICTALGQGITRGSETGRRVLDWPGEPVADALVLRLVGGLHALHRRGVPELRRIFTGEEINLGRIGTALDAVLSAHDFTLMPWLYGPPQTNEAGRSAGLMTGILHLAQRYRPRFEVLEIGSSGGLNLMLGRYRFDLGGVAVGPADSHVTIRPEWRGGPPPAAKVEIVSARGVDIAPLDLRDSRDAERLEAYCWVDAVERQARLQATIAMLCADPVALERGDAAAWLEARLAEPQPEGVVRVLMHSVVWQYLRPEAQQRIAEAMESAGAAATADRPLGWVMMEPNRDLAAHEVRVRGWPGDTPMELVARTHAHGGWVEGLAPPFDTNPYVMRRY; encoded by the coding sequence ATGGCGTCCGAAGCCGAGAACCGCAAGAGTTTTGCCATCCAGGCCGGCTATTGTGCCGCGATGGATGCGCCGATCACCGCGCGCATCTGTACCGCACTGGGGCAGGGGATCACCCGGGGCAGCGAAACCGGCCGCCGCGTGCTCGACTGGCCGGGCGAGCCGGTGGCGGATGCGCTGGTGCTGCGGCTGGTCGGCGGACTGCACGCCCTGCACCGGCGCGGCGTGCCCGAACTGCGAAGGATCTTCACGGGGGAGGAGATCAACCTGGGCCGCATCGGCACGGCGCTGGACGCGGTGCTGAGCGCGCACGACTTCACGCTGATGCCGTGGCTCTATGGCCCGCCACAAACCAACGAGGCGGGCCGCTCGGCGGGGCTGATGACCGGCATTCTCCACCTGGCGCAGCGCTATAGGCCCCGGTTCGAGGTGCTGGAGATCGGTTCCAGCGGCGGGCTGAACCTGATGCTCGGCCGCTACCGCTTCGATCTCGGCGGCGTGGCGGTGGGGCCGGCCGACTCGCACGTGACGATCCGGCCGGAATGGCGCGGCGGCCCGCCGCCCGCGGCTAAGGTCGAGATCGTCTCGGCACGCGGCGTCGATATCGCGCCGCTGGACCTGCGCGATTCCCGCGATGCCGAGCGGCTGGAGGCCTATTGCTGGGTCGATGCCGTGGAGCGGCAGGCGCGATTGCAGGCGACGATCGCCATGCTTTGCGCGGATCCAGTGGCGCTGGAGCGCGGAGACGCCGCGGCGTGGCTGGAGGCACGACTCGCCGAGCCTCAGCCCGAGGGGGTTGTCCGCGTGCTGATGCACTCGGTCGTCTGGCAATATTTGCGGCCCGAGGCGCAGCAGCGCATTGCCGAGGCGATGGAGTCCGCCGGCGCGGCGGCCACGGCCGATCGCCCGCTGGGCTGGGTGATGATGGAGCCCAATCGCGATCTCGCCGCGCACGAGGTGCGGGTGCGCGGCTGGCCTGGCGACACGCCGATGGAACTGGTCGCGCGCACCCATGCGCACGGGGGCTGGGTGGAAGGGCTTGCGCCGCCCTTCGACACGAATCCCTATGTGATGCGGCGTTACTGA
- a CDS encoding alpha/beta fold hydrolase, which translates to MTDIRQTSLPLSTGVTLNVALAGNPANPPVVLLHGFPESHRTWRHQIPALAERYFVIAPDQRGYADSAKPQGVEAYAADRIAADLFALADALDIERFTLAGHDWGGAIAWMAALREPRRVARLVILNAPHPQVFQRKLFDDPGQRRASQYIRFFRETDLDRAPDRTALEQFLLSLFGEHLQVTVPPEEKAIYLRQWSQPGALTAMLNWYRATQIVVPAMGEEPPRPGWIDGPFPLQPQPTLVLWGMRDRGLLPCLLDGLETLIPDYTLVQIREAGHFLPWEAPEEVTAALLDWLERRGAQ; encoded by the coding sequence GTGACCGATATCCGACAGACGTCGCTGCCACTCTCCACCGGCGTAACACTCAATGTGGCGCTGGCGGGCAACCCGGCCAACCCGCCGGTGGTTCTGCTGCACGGCTTTCCCGAATCGCACCGGACCTGGCGCCACCAGATCCCGGCGCTCGCGGAACGCTATTTCGTCATCGCGCCGGACCAGCGCGGCTATGCCGACTCGGCCAAGCCCCAGGGCGTGGAGGCCTATGCGGCGGATCGCATCGCCGCGGACCTGTTCGCGCTGGCCGATGCGCTGGACATCGAGCGCTTCACCCTGGCGGGCCATGATTGGGGCGGCGCGATCGCCTGGATGGCGGCACTGCGCGAGCCAAGGCGCGTCGCGCGGCTGGTCATCCTCAACGCGCCGCACCCCCAGGTCTTCCAGCGCAAGCTGTTCGACGATCCCGGCCAGCGCCGCGCCAGCCAGTATATCCGCTTCTTCCGCGAGACCGATCTCGATCGTGCGCCGGACAGGACCGCGCTCGAGCAATTCCTGCTGTCGCTGTTCGGCGAGCATCTGCAGGTGACCGTGCCTCCGGAGGAAAAGGCGATCTACCTGCGGCAATGGAGCCAGCCCGGCGCGCTCACTGCCATGCTCAACTGGTACCGCGCCACGCAGATCGTGGTGCCCGCAATGGGCGAGGAGCCGCCGCGCCCGGGCTGGATCGACGGCCCCTTCCCGCTCCAGCCGCAGCCGACGCTGGTGCTGTGGGGGATGCGCGATCGCGGCCTGCTGCCGTGCCTGCTCGACGGGCTGGAGACGCTGATCCCGGACTACACGCTGGTGCAGATCCGCGAGGCGGGACATTTCCTGCCCTGGGAAGCGCCGGAGGAGGTGACGGCCGCGCTGCTCGACTGGCTGGAACGGCGCGGCGCTCAGTAA
- a CDS encoding pirin family protein, with protein MRDDLVTQTIEPTTHDLGGFKVHRTLPSRPRTMVGPFIFFDQMGPAILDVGTGIDVRPHPHINLATVTYLFAGAIDHRDSLGTFATIEPGAVNLMTAGHGIVHSERSPSAEREKGPELSGIQTWLALPEALEEMDPAFEHVAADKLPIVEAHGARARVIMGELWGAAAPTTTYAQTIYGDIALDSGASIPIDPAADERALYVAAGDASLDGMPLVPMTLYILRPGIRATLRSERGARVMFCGGEAFSTPRHVWWNFVSSSRERINQAKEDWKAGAFPKVPNDDKEFIPIPEVPKTVSYP; from the coding sequence ATGCGCGACGACCTGGTAACCCAGACGATCGAGCCGACCACGCACGATCTTGGCGGCTTCAAGGTGCATCGCACCCTGCCCTCCCGCCCGCGGACGATGGTGGGCCCGTTCATCTTTTTCGATCAGATGGGGCCGGCGATCCTCGATGTCGGCACCGGCATCGATGTGCGGCCGCACCCGCACATCAATCTTGCCACCGTCACCTATCTGTTTGCCGGCGCGATCGACCACCGCGATTCGCTTGGTACCTTCGCCACGATCGAGCCCGGCGCGGTGAACCTGATGACCGCCGGCCACGGCATCGTGCATTCCGAACGCTCGCCCTCGGCCGAACGGGAGAAGGGCCCCGAACTGAGCGGCATCCAGACCTGGCTAGCGCTCCCGGAAGCGCTGGAGGAGATGGACCCCGCCTTCGAGCATGTCGCCGCGGACAAGCTGCCGATCGTCGAAGCGCACGGCGCCCGCGCGCGCGTGATCATGGGCGAGCTGTGGGGCGCTGCCGCGCCCACCACCACCTATGCCCAGACCATCTATGGCGACATCGCGCTCGATAGCGGCGCGAGCATCCCCATCGACCCCGCCGCCGACGAACGCGCGCTCTATGTCGCGGCCGGCGACGCGAGCCTCGACGGGATGCCGCTGGTGCCGATGACGCTCTACATCCTGCGCCCCGGCATCCGGGCGACGCTGCGCTCCGAACGCGGTGCCCGGGTGATGTTCTGCGGCGGCGAAGCCTTCTCTACCCCTCGCCATGTCTGGTGGAACTTCGTCTCGTCCAGCCGCGAGCGCATCAACCAGGCCAAGGAGGACTGGAAGGCGGGCGCCTTCCCCAAGGTGCCGAACGACGACAAGGAATTCATCCCGATCCCCGAAGTTCCTAAGACGGTGAGTTACCCCTAG
- a CDS encoding PepSY-associated TM helix domain-containing protein — protein MHAPSPPAARKRSRKSFWLKQLHTWHWMSSAISLIGLLLFAVTGFTLNHAADIEGSARTVDRAAQLPPALLPLVRPDDKPDAKQPLPAPVAGWLRSNLDLSADGVAEWSADEIYLAQPRPGGDGWIAIERGTGKVTSEVSSRGWIAYLNDLHKGRNAGTAWKWFIDIFAFACLVFTLTGLVLLWMHSKHRKSTWPLVAAGLAIPALIALFLIH, from the coding sequence ATGCACGCCCCGTCCCCGCCTGCCGCGCGCAAGCGCAGCCGCAAGAGCTTCTGGCTCAAGCAGCTTCATACCTGGCACTGGATGAGTTCGGCGATCAGCCTGATCGGTCTGCTGCTGTTCGCGGTCACCGGCTTCACGCTCAATCACGCCGCCGACATCGAAGGATCGGCCCGCACGGTGGATCGTGCCGCGCAGCTGCCGCCCGCGCTGCTGCCGCTGGTCAGGCCCGACGACAAGCCCGATGCCAAGCAGCCGCTGCCCGCACCGGTCGCGGGCTGGCTGCGCTCCAACCTCGACCTTTCGGCCGATGGCGTGGCCGAATGGTCCGCCGACGAGATCTACCTCGCCCAGCCGCGCCCGGGCGGCGATGGCTGGATCGCGATCGAGCGTGGAACCGGAAAGGTGACCAGCGAAGTCAGTTCGCGCGGCTGGATCGCCTATCTCAACGACCTCCACAAGGGCCGCAACGCCGGCACGGCGTGGAAGTGGTTCATCGACATTTTCGCCTTTGCGTGCCTTGTCTTCACGCTCACCGGGCTGGTGCTGCTGTGGATGCATTCCAAGCATCGCAAGAGCACCTGGCCGCTCGTGGCGGCCGGCCTCGCCATTCCTGCGCTGATCGCGCTGTTCCTCATCCACTAA
- a CDS encoding DUF2271 domain-containing protein, translating to MQFRLSGLTTAALGAGALLPNAAAAQTMDLSIELPRMSVAEYHKPYVAIWLEKEGQTPRTLSVWYDVDKRGGEGTKWLHDLRQWWRASGRTMSFPADGVSGATRAPGVQKLRLVAGKGGMPALTPGQYTLVVEAAREVGGRELVRLPFSWNGSTATAAAKGASELGAVSFTLKR from the coding sequence ATGCAGTTTCGCCTATCCGGACTGACCACCGCCGCGCTCGGCGCCGGCGCGCTGCTGCCGAATGCGGCCGCAGCCCAGACCATGGACCTGTCGATCGAGCTGCCGCGCATGAGCGTGGCCGAATATCACAAGCCCTATGTCGCGATATGGCTGGAGAAGGAGGGGCAGACGCCCCGCACGCTGTCGGTCTGGTATGATGTCGACAAGCGCGGCGGCGAGGGCACCAAGTGGCTGCACGATCTGCGCCAGTGGTGGCGCGCCTCGGGCCGCACGATGAGTTTCCCGGCGGACGGCGTGAGCGGCGCGACCCGCGCGCCCGGCGTGCAGAAGCTGCGTCTCGTCGCCGGCAAGGGCGGCATGCCCGCGTTGACGCCGGGCCAGTACACGCTGGTGGTGGAAGCCGCCCGCGAAGTCGGCGGCCGCGAACTGGTGCGCCTGCCGTTCAGCTGGAACGGCAGCACCGCTACCGCCGCCGCCAAGGGCGCGAGCGAGCTCGGCGCCGTATCGTTCACGCTCAAGCGCTAA
- a CDS encoding DUF4198 domain-containing protein, protein MQFRKPLFAVAAVAALAAPAAIAHRMWLLPSSTVVSGTDNWVTVDAAVSNELFYFDHRPLGVIPAITQPDGTEGKAEHHNVGQFRATFDVHLTQQGTYRIAVVNQGVFGRYTLNGETKMIPRGTTKAQLASVIPAGATDVQTSETLARNEIFVTQGAPTNTVFKPTGQGIELVPVTHPNDLVSNEPATFQFLMDGKPAAGLYVTTILGNGRYRAAQKQIDLRTDAAGKVTIKWPDAGMYWINVTPTAPQPEGEGPRPQMQGGEGRPGAGGPQGMVGVPSGRRVSYTTTLEVLAP, encoded by the coding sequence ATGCAGTTCCGCAAGCCGCTTTTCGCCGTTGCCGCCGTCGCGGCGCTCGCCGCACCCGCCGCGATCGCCCACCGCATGTGGCTGTTGCCGTCCTCCACCGTCGTCTCGGGCACCGATAACTGGGTGACCGTGGACGCGGCCGTGTCGAACGAGCTGTTCTATTTCGATCATCGCCCGCTCGGCGTGATCCCCGCCATCACCCAGCCCGACGGGACCGAGGGCAAGGCCGAGCACCACAATGTCGGCCAGTTCCGCGCGACCTTCGACGTGCATCTGACCCAGCAGGGCACCTATCGCATCGCCGTGGTGAACCAGGGCGTGTTCGGCCGCTACACGCTGAACGGCGAGACTAAGATGATCCCGCGCGGCACCACCAAGGCCCAGCTGGCGAGCGTCATCCCCGCCGGCGCGACCGACGTGCAGACCAGCGAGACGCTGGCCCGCAACGAGATCTTCGTGACGCAGGGCGCACCGACCAACACGGTGTTCAAGCCGACCGGCCAGGGCATCGAACTGGTGCCGGTGACGCACCCCAACGATCTCGTCTCGAATGAGCCGGCCACCTTCCAGTTCCTGATGGACGGCAAGCCGGCGGCGGGGCTGTATGTGACCACGATCCTCGGCAACGGCCGCTATCGCGCCGCGCAGAAGCAGATCGACCTGCGCACCGACGCGGCCGGCAAGGTGACGATCAAGTGGCCGGACGCGGGCATGTACTGGATCAACGTCACGCCCACTGCGCCGCAGCCGGAAGGCGAGGGGCCGCGGCCCCAGATGCAGGGCGGCGAAGGCCGTCCCGGCGCGGGTGGCCCGCAGGGCATGGTGGGCGTTCCCTCCGGCCGCCGGGTCAGCTACACGACCACGCTGGAGGTACTGGCACCCTGA